One stretch of Halobaculum marinum DNA includes these proteins:
- a CDS encoding restriction endonuclease — protein sequence MRHPADRLAALPDAAFASFAERLGGVWPEYEASASPVTPEGTVELSLVRERSVVHDRADPDRAVVRLCRADIDVDAVNDFAVFAAERGLTFAVLATVGEVDPDATRRARSAPVDVYDGVGIVSLARDAGIAIPGGGGIDADADTDPERESGT from the coding sequence ATGCGACATCCGGCCGACAGGCTCGCGGCACTCCCGGACGCGGCGTTCGCCTCGTTCGCGGAACGCCTCGGGGGTGTCTGGCCGGAGTACGAGGCGAGCGCCTCCCCGGTCACCCCTGAGGGAACCGTCGAACTCTCGCTGGTCCGCGAGCGGAGCGTGGTCCACGACCGGGCCGACCCTGACCGAGCGGTCGTGAGGCTGTGCCGGGCCGATATCGACGTGGACGCGGTGAACGACTTCGCGGTGTTCGCCGCCGAGCGCGGCCTCACGTTCGCGGTGTTGGCGACGGTCGGCGAGGTCGACCCGGACGCCACTCGCCGCGCCCGCTCGGCACCGGTCGACGTGTACGACGGCGTGGGCATCGTCTCGCTCGCGCGAGACGCCGGCATCGCCATCCCCGGCGGCGGCGGAATCGACGCCGACGCCGACACCGACCCCGAGCGCGAGTCGGGGACGTGA
- a CDS encoding SRPBCC domain-containing protein — MTRVAVGVEVDAPPATVWSVLTAFDAYPDWNPLVRRVRGRVEEGRRLRVVITQRGVPPAVIAPRVTRVVPERELSWRSALPVPGAFDATHRFLLEPLDGGERTRFTQEETFGGVAGAAVPRAVRDRLRAGFADMSDALKRRAESAIPVCDSDR; from the coding sequence GTGACCCGCGTCGCCGTCGGCGTCGAAGTCGACGCCCCGCCCGCGACGGTGTGGAGCGTCTTGACCGCCTTCGACGCGTACCCCGACTGGAACCCGCTCGTCCGGCGAGTCCGCGGCCGCGTCGAGGAGGGGCGGCGCCTCCGGGTGGTGATCACCCAGCGGGGCGTGCCGCCAGCGGTCATCGCACCGCGAGTGACGCGCGTCGTCCCAGAGCGGGAACTGTCGTGGCGGTCGGCGCTGCCGGTTCCGGGCGCGTTCGACGCGACCCACCGGTTCCTGCTGGAGCCGTTGGACGGGGGCGAGCGGACGCGCTTCACCCAAGAGGAGACGTTCGGCGGGGTCGCGGGCGCCGCGGTCCCCCGCGCCGTCCGCGACCGCCTCCGGGCCGGCTTCGCCGACATGAGCGACGCCCTCAAGCGCCGGGCCGAGTCGGCGATTCCCGTGTGCGACTCGGACCGGTGA
- a CDS encoding DEAD/DEAH box helicase — translation MDDTVEWLRSRPYYEGQVADSRTLPGREAAFADVDLEPRLASALADDGIDSLYRHQAEAVEAVRDGGDVVLATQTASGKSLAYTVPAFERAMDHGGRTLYLAPQNALIADQEETLSELAHGLGFGSRVSVAQYTGRLSKSEKRDVRDRQPTVLLSNPDMLHYGLLPWAYKHWEWFFGSLETVVIDEVHGYRGVFGSHVALVMRRLNRICERYGADPQFVCCSATIGNPVEHAARVTARPESNFTLVDEDTSARGPRHWVLWNPPEYTGEQADRQSGRRKSSHTETKRLFCDLVQEGYQTLVFTRARQTAERYATDSAKELRRRGEHDLANQIEAYQASLTNERRREIERGLHSGDVAGVWSTNALELGVDVGGLDAVILDGYPGTRMSAFQQAGRAGRGTDDALVVMVGGEDQLDQYLMTNPDDLFEGDPERAMVDPENGELLPTHVASAADENWLRPEDASHFGDTFESVVESLEADGTLERMDTSRGDRWTYDGPGSAQHSMSLRTIDDREVDLMDARNNDTIASLSFGDALRDAHPGAIYHHQGQTYEVDELDLDKDVARLRPTWADYYTRVLTDKDVTVNEDLRSRPLDAREDTEVRFADITVTEQITGFERRDGSTGETMGAEMVDLPETELRTRALYYTVPEDVEREMRELASDAGRGEAGFNGGIHAAEHGSISLMPLDLLCDRADIGGVSTPFHPHTGQSTVFIYDGYPGGVGLTRESYRSADRLLARTAKMIAACDCADGCPACVQSPHCGNANEPLSKPEAVTLLNALAGTDEPIPSVE, via the coding sequence GTGGACGACACCGTCGAGTGGCTCCGCTCGCGCCCCTACTACGAGGGACAGGTCGCCGACAGCCGCACCCTCCCGGGTCGTGAGGCGGCTTTCGCGGACGTGGACCTCGAACCGCGGCTGGCGAGCGCGCTCGCCGACGACGGCATCGACTCGCTGTACCGCCACCAGGCCGAGGCCGTCGAGGCGGTGCGCGACGGCGGCGACGTGGTCCTCGCGACCCAGACCGCGAGCGGAAAGTCGCTCGCGTACACCGTCCCAGCCTTCGAACGCGCGATGGACCACGGCGGCCGGACGTTGTACCTCGCGCCGCAGAACGCCCTCATCGCCGACCAAGAGGAGACGCTCTCCGAACTGGCCCACGGGCTCGGATTCGGCTCTCGGGTCTCCGTCGCACAGTACACGGGACGGCTGTCGAAGTCCGAGAAGCGCGACGTGCGCGACCGCCAGCCGACCGTGCTCCTGTCGAACCCCGACATGCTCCACTACGGACTGCTCCCGTGGGCGTACAAGCACTGGGAGTGGTTCTTCGGGTCGCTGGAGACGGTCGTCATCGACGAGGTGCACGGCTACCGCGGCGTGTTCGGGAGCCACGTCGCGCTGGTGATGCGCCGCCTCAACCGGATCTGCGAGCGATACGGCGCCGACCCGCAGTTCGTCTGCTGCTCGGCGACCATCGGCAACCCCGTCGAGCACGCCGCGCGCGTCACTGCTCGGCCCGAGTCGAACTTCACGCTCGTCGACGAGGACACTTCCGCGCGGGGGCCGCGCCACTGGGTGCTGTGGAACCCGCCGGAGTACACCGGCGAGCAGGCCGACCGCCAGTCCGGACGGCGAAAGTCCAGTCACACCGAGACGAAGCGACTGTTCTGCGACCTCGTGCAGGAGGGGTACCAGACCCTCGTGTTCACGAGGGCGCGCCAAACCGCCGAGCGGTACGCGACCGACTCCGCGAAGGAGTTGCGCCGCCGCGGCGAGCACGACCTCGCGAACCAGATCGAGGCGTACCAGGCGAGCCTCACGAACGAGCGTCGCCGCGAGATCGAACGTGGCCTCCACTCCGGCGACGTGGCCGGCGTGTGGTCGACGAACGCGCTCGAACTCGGTGTCGACGTGGGCGGGCTCGACGCGGTGATCCTCGACGGCTACCCCGGCACCCGGATGTCGGCGTTCCAGCAGGCGGGGCGCGCAGGGCGGGGGACCGACGACGCGCTCGTCGTCATGGTCGGCGGCGAGGACCAACTGGACCAGTACCTGATGACGAACCCGGACGACCTGTTCGAGGGCGACCCCGAGCGCGCGATGGTCGACCCAGAGAACGGCGAACTCCTCCCCACCCACGTCGCCAGCGCCGCCGACGAGAACTGGCTCCGTCCGGAGGACGCGAGCCACTTCGGCGACACGTTCGAGTCGGTCGTCGAGTCGCTAGAGGCCGACGGCACCCTCGAGCGGATGGACACCTCCCGCGGCGACCGCTGGACGTACGACGGTCCCGGCAGCGCCCAGCACTCGATGAGCCTGCGTACCATCGACGACCGCGAGGTCGACCTCATGGACGCCCGCAACAACGACACTATCGCGTCGCTGTCGTTCGGCGACGCCCTGCGCGACGCCCACCCGGGCGCCATCTACCACCACCAGGGCCAGACGTACGAGGTGGACGAGTTGGACCTCGACAAAGACGTGGCCCGCCTCCGCCCGACGTGGGCCGACTACTACACGCGCGTCCTCACCGACAAGGACGTGACCGTCAACGAAGACCTGCGCTCGCGACCGCTCGACGCCCGTGAGGACACCGAGGTCCGGTTCGCGGACATCACCGTCACCGAACAGATCACGGGGTTCGAGCGCAGGGACGGGTCGACGGGCGAGACGATGGGCGCGGAGATGGTGGACCTCCCAGAGACGGAACTGCGGACGCGGGCGCTGTACTACACCGTCCCCGAAGACGTGGAGCGCGAGATGCGCGAACTGGCGAGCGACGCCGGGCGAGGCGAGGCGGGATTCAACGGCGGCATCCACGCCGCCGAACACGGCTCCATCTCGCTCATGCCGCTGGACCTGTTGTGTGACCGGGCGGACATCGGCGGCGTCTCGACGCCGTTCCACCCGCACACGGGTCAGTCGACGGTGTTCATCTACGACGGCTACCCCGGGGGAGTCGGGCTCACTCGGGAGTCGTACCGGTCTGCCGACCGCCTCCTCGCGCGGACGGCGAAGATGATCGCGGCGTGTGACTGCGCCGACGGCTGTCCAGCGTGTGTCCAGTCGCCCCACTGTGGCAACGCGAACGAACCGCTGTCGAAGCCCGAGGCGGTCACCCTGTTGAACGCGCTCGCGGGGACCGACGAACCGATCCCGTCGGTGGAGTAA
- a CDS encoding ABC transporter substrate-binding protein — translation MMKDTELNRRDVLKGAGGVGAAGMLGLAGCMGGGGGGSDAPVEVLHGWTGGDGATAAEALEEAFNEAHPDTELDMNPIGGGGNQNLDAVVANRLQNDNPPSSFANWPGPNLARYEGVLGDVSDLWDEAGFTDSHVDEAVDLHQYNGAFRAVPLGSHRLNCLFYNSAVVEEAGVDPESLTSAEDLLGALETVASETDKIPMTHGGSGTWTKAQLFGVMLLSTAGYDSYMSFVDGSPNRDDVVGALDALATVFENYINEDSASIGLTESNQNIIEGEAAFIHQGNWAAGAYRNAEGFDYNEDWGFKTFPGTEGMYTLHFDSFLYPSNNPSPEGTRTWLEFVGGPEAQIAFNQYKGSIPTRTDVDKSEFGPYLQETMDDFAAAEQRPPNIQHGLGISAEQRSQLNDVIASEFSGPYNVEAAADGIVDAVSN, via the coding sequence ATGATGAAGGACACGGAACTCAACAGACGAGACGTACTGAAGGGCGCTGGTGGCGTCGGCGCCGCCGGCATGCTCGGACTCGCAGGCTGCATGGGCGGCGGCGGTGGCGGCAGCGACGCGCCCGTCGAGGTCCTGCACGGCTGGACCGGCGGCGACGGTGCGACCGCCGCAGAGGCGCTCGAGGAGGCGTTCAACGAGGCGCACCCCGACACCGAACTGGACATGAACCCCATCGGCGGGGGCGGCAACCAGAACCTGGACGCCGTCGTCGCCAACCGCCTGCAGAACGACAACCCGCCGAGTTCGTTCGCGAACTGGCCGGGCCCCAACCTCGCACGCTACGAGGGCGTGCTGGGCGACGTCTCCGACCTGTGGGACGAAGCCGGCTTCACGGACTCCCACGTCGACGAGGCGGTCGACCTGCACCAGTACAACGGCGCGTTCCGCGCGGTGCCGCTGGGCTCGCACCGCCTGAACTGCCTGTTCTACAACAGCGCGGTCGTCGAGGAGGCGGGGGTCGACCCCGAGTCGCTGACGAGCGCGGAGGACCTGCTCGGTGCGCTGGAGACGGTCGCCTCCGAGACGGACAAGATCCCAATGACCCACGGTGGGAGCGGGACCTGGACGAAGGCGCAGCTGTTCGGCGTCATGCTGCTGTCGACCGCAGGCTACGACAGCTACATGAGCTTCGTCGACGGCAGCCCGAACCGCGACGACGTGGTCGGTGCGCTCGACGCGCTCGCGACGGTGTTCGAGAACTACATCAACGAGGACTCGGCGTCCATCGGGCTGACGGAGTCCAACCAGAACATCATCGAGGGCGAGGCCGCCTTCATCCACCAGGGTAACTGGGCGGCTGGCGCCTATCGGAACGCGGAGGGCTTCGACTACAACGAGGACTGGGGCTTCAAGACGTTCCCCGGCACCGAGGGGATGTACACGCTCCACTTCGACTCGTTCCTCTACCCGTCGAACAACCCGAGCCCCGAGGGGACGCGGACGTGGCTCGAGTTCGTCGGCGGTCCCGAGGCGCAGATCGCGTTCAACCAGTACAAGGGCTCCATCCCGACCCGGACGGACGTCGACAAGAGCGAGTTCGGGCCGTACCTGCAGGAGACGATGGACGACTTCGCGGCTGCCGAGCAGCGCCCGCCGAACATCCAGCACGGGCTGGGTATCTCCGCGGAGCAGCGCTCGCAGCTCAACGACGTGATCGCCAGCGAGTTCTCCGGCCCCTACAACGTCGAGGCCGCCGCAGACGGCATCGTCGACGCCGTCTCCAACTGA
- a CDS encoding carbohydrate ABC transporter permease codes for MREFLSSIRTRLRRAGRGGDSDDTDVTTAGRVATDGGTAAGGAAGAAKSGGFLDRLDERVGEDFTESAVFWLPPFLLMGLFVYGAIAWNFVISLTDYQGFVGPDYSDLDFEMYVRAANDAGVIEATINTFLLVVSFTAIALAFGLVLAILVDRDIRFENTFRTIYLLPMSLSFVVTAQFWLWMYNYNNGVVNILLGAVGIGPINWIGNSQIVLWAVVFALVWQFSGYTMVVYLAGLRAIPNEHYEAARVDGASTLKMYWRVIIPQLKGSTISAAIVLMVFALKAFDFLYSLVSGYRPPNGTDILATKMVREAYSVNNWAYASAIAIILFLMALSIIGPYLYYQYSKGEL; via the coding sequence ATGCGCGAGTTTCTTTCGAGTATCCGAACACGGCTCCGACGCGCCGGGCGCGGCGGAGACAGTGACGACACCGACGTGACGACGGCTGGTCGCGTCGCGACCGACGGCGGCACCGCCGCGGGCGGTGCGGCCGGTGCGGCGAAGTCGGGCGGGTTCCTCGACCGTCTCGACGAGCGAGTCGGCGAGGACTTCACGGAGTCGGCGGTGTTCTGGCTGCCGCCGTTCCTCCTGATGGGGCTGTTCGTCTACGGCGCCATCGCGTGGAACTTCGTCATCTCGCTGACCGACTACCAGGGGTTCGTCGGGCCGGACTACTCCGACCTCGACTTCGAGATGTACGTCCGGGCGGCCAACGACGCCGGCGTCATCGAGGCGACGATCAACACGTTCCTCCTAGTCGTCTCGTTCACCGCCATCGCGTTGGCGTTCGGGCTGGTCCTCGCGATCCTCGTCGACCGCGACATCCGCTTCGAGAACACGTTCCGCACCATCTACCTGCTGCCGATGAGCCTGTCGTTCGTAGTCACAGCGCAGTTCTGGCTGTGGATGTACAACTACAACAACGGGGTCGTGAACATCCTCCTCGGGGCCGTCGGGATCGGCCCGATCAACTGGATCGGCAACTCCCAGATCGTCCTGTGGGCGGTGGTGTTCGCGCTGGTGTGGCAGTTCTCCGGGTACACGATGGTCGTGTACCTCGCTGGCTTACGCGCCATCCCGAACGAGCACTACGAGGCCGCCCGTGTCGACGGCGCGTCGACGCTGAAGATGTACTGGCGGGTGATCATCCCGCAGTTGAAGGGGTCGACGATCAGCGCCGCCATCGTCCTGATGGTGTTCGCGCTGAAGGCGTTCGACTTCCTCTACTCGCTGGTCAGCGGCTACCGCCCGCCGAACGGCACGGACATCCTCGCGACCAAGATGGTCCGCGAGGCGTACAGCGTGAACAACTGGGCGTACGCGTCGGCGATCGCCATCATCCTGTTTCTGATGGCGCTGTCGATCATCGGCCCGTACCTCTACTACCAGTACAGCAAGGGTGAGCTATGA
- a CDS encoding carbohydrate ABC transporter permease has translation MSDAQSTDSEQSGALAGVREDLAGLDGYRVALYATVLGLTAFYLTPIESGLVTAFKTNPEGVSSTLPFAPPPGEFFTLEKWQTAISALGRGMVNSALYAVPATIISALLGSFAAYGLTQADWKARYKAPILALFVAAIFIPYQAVLVPLSQFWGTVPLAEVLAPVWAVGVPRAYTGVVELIITHVAYGIPICMVLFRGYYTTVSEEMIEAARLDGATFARVYRRIVFPISTPMFAVVLIYQFTQIWNDLLFALILVSTESSPAAPVVLILAGLGESQEGQDFALRMAGAFVAALPTLIVYILFGDEFAEGVAT, from the coding sequence ATGAGCGACGCACAATCGACGGACAGTGAACAGTCGGGTGCCCTCGCGGGCGTCCGTGAAGACCTCGCAGGACTCGACGGCTACCGCGTCGCGCTGTACGCGACGGTCCTCGGCCTGACAGCGTTCTATCTGACGCCCATCGAGTCGGGGCTCGTCACCGCGTTCAAGACGAACCCCGAGGGCGTCTCCTCGACGCTGCCGTTCGCGCCCCCGCCGGGCGAGTTCTTCACCCTTGAGAAGTGGCAGACCGCCATCTCGGCGCTGGGCCGCGGGATGGTCAACAGCGCGCTGTACGCCGTGCCGGCGACGATCATCTCGGCGCTGCTCGGCTCCTTCGCCGCCTACGGCCTGACGCAGGCCGACTGGAAGGCGCGCTACAAGGCGCCGATCCTGGCGCTGTTCGTCGCGGCGATCTTCATCCCGTACCAGGCGGTGCTCGTCCCCCTCTCGCAGTTCTGGGGCACGGTGCCGCTGGCGGAGGTGCTGGCGCCCGTCTGGGCAGTCGGCGTCCCGCGAGCGTACACGGGCGTGGTCGAGTTGATCATCACCCACGTCGCCTACGGGATCCCGATCTGTATGGTCCTGTTCCGCGGCTACTACACGACCGTCAGCGAGGAGATGATCGAGGCGGCGCGCCTCGACGGCGCGACGTTCGCGCGGGTGTACCGCCGGATCGTCTTCCCCATCTCCACGCCGATGTTCGCGGTCGTGCTCATCTACCAGTTCACCCAGATCTGGAACGACCTGCTGTTCGCGCTGATCCTCGTGTCCACCGAGTCGAGTCCGGCCGCGCCGGTCGTGCTCATCCTCGCTGGACTCGGGGAGTCGCAGGAGGGGCAGGACTTCGCGCTCCGGATGGCCGGAGCGTTCGTGGCGGCGCTGCCGACGCTCATCGTGTACATCCTGTTCGGCGACGAGTTCGCCGAGGGGGTGGCGACGTGA
- a CDS encoding ABC transporter ATP-binding protein, producing MARLELDKVRKVFTDDDGSDIVAVDDVTVDIEDGEFLVLVGPSGCGKSTTLRMVAGLESVTAGDIRLGGRSIVGKKPQNRDIAMVFQSYALYPHMTTRENMSFGLEESTDLSDEEIAERVENAADLLSIPELLDRKPSELSGGQQQRVALGRAIVREPEVFLMDEPLSNLDAKLRSQMRTELQRIQEDLGTTTMYVTHDQTEAMTMGDRIAVLDGGELQQAGTPLECYHRPANKFVAGFIGEPAMNFFDGTVEGDTFVADRFEYRLTDEQREAVAGADGVTLGVRPEDVEVTVGATAADNREFETVVDVVEPMGNENAVYLGFESDPTDPFVATVGGMRQIDGGEHVVARFPEDAIHLFDAASGEALHNRSLEEDTEVEPRV from the coding sequence ATGGCACGACTCGAACTCGACAAGGTACGGAAGGTGTTCACCGACGACGACGGCTCCGACATCGTCGCCGTCGACGACGTGACGGTCGACATCGAGGACGGGGAGTTCCTCGTCCTCGTCGGGCCGTCCGGCTGTGGGAAATCGACGACGCTGCGGATGGTCGCGGGACTGGAGAGCGTCACCGCCGGCGACATCCGCCTCGGGGGGCGCTCCATCGTGGGCAAGAAGCCCCAGAACCGGGACATCGCGATGGTGTTCCAGTCGTACGCGCTGTACCCGCACATGACGACGCGCGAGAACATGTCTTTCGGGCTGGAGGAGTCCACGGACCTCTCCGACGAGGAGATTGCCGAGCGCGTCGAGAACGCCGCCGACCTGCTGTCCATCCCGGAACTGCTCGACCGGAAGCCGTCCGAGCTCTCCGGCGGGCAACAGCAGCGCGTCGCCCTCGGGCGCGCCATCGTGCGTGAGCCCGAGGTGTTCCTCATGGACGAGCCGCTGTCGAACCTCGACGCGAAACTCCGCTCGCAGATGCGGACGGAGCTCCAGCGGATCCAAGAGGACCTGGGGACGACGACGATGTACGTCACCCACGACCAGACGGAGGCGATGACGATGGGCGACCGCATCGCCGTCCTCGACGGCGGGGAACTCCAGCAGGCCGGCACGCCGCTGGAGTGTTACCACCGCCCGGCCAACAAGTTCGTCGCGGGGTTCATCGGCGAACCCGCGATGAACTTCTTCGACGGGACGGTCGAGGGCGACACGTTCGTCGCCGACCGCTTCGAGTACCGCCTCACCGACGAACAGCGCGAGGCCGTCGCCGGCGCCGACGGCGTCACCCTCGGAGTGCGACCGGAAGACGTCGAAGTGACGGTCGGTGCGACCGCAGCCGACAACCGGGAGTTCGAGACGGTCGTCGACGTCGTCGAGCCGATGGGCAACGAGAACGCGGTGTATCTCGGCTTCGAGAGCGACCCGACCGACCCGTTCGTCGCGACCGTCGGTGGGATGCGTCAGATCGACGGCGGCGAACACGTCGTCGCGCGGTTCCCTGAGGACGCGATCCACCTGTTCGACGCCGCCTCGGGGGAGGCGCTCCACAACCGCTCGCTCGAGGAAGACACCGAAGTCGAACCGCGGGTCTGA